The DNA window TTCTCTCATTCAGCGAGGCGGCCGTTTCTGAGGCAGGCGTGACGTCTCAGCAATACCAGGCGTTATTGGTCATCAAGGTTGCGCCCGGGAGCCAGATCATGCTGCGTGATCTGGCCGATCAAATGCTTATTCAGCATCACGGCGCCGTACAGCTCGTGGACAGGCTCGCGACGGCGGGACTGGCACTACGGATTCCCTCATCCGAGGATAAACGAAGCGTGCTCGTCGGCCTCACTCCTCAAGGAGATGCATTGGTCGAGCGTTTGGCAAGAACGCACTTGCGAGGGATGCTGGCAAACGAGCGACTGCTCATCGAATCTCTGAAAAGGCTCCGTCATCTGGCAAAGTTGGGCTGACGCCCCGTTCTTGCGTTCCGTTTCGGCCCGCCAAGCCGATTGAATTCCGGCAAAACCTCCAAAGGCGTCAGGGTTTGCCATCATGCTTTGCGGGCAGAGTCGCCCCGGAAAGTTGCGCATAGACGCGGGCGAGGGAGGCATCGTCATCCCGCCCCATGCCGGCACCGGCGGCGGCCAGATACATTTGCAGCGCCGCAGCCGCAATCGGTGCCGGATATCGTTCGGCTCGCGCCATATCCTGGACGATCCCCAGATCCTTGACGAAGATCTCGATGGCACTGAGCGGGCTGTAATCGCCCGACAGCACATGCGGAATGCGGTTTTCAAACATCCATGAATTGCCTGCCGATGCCGTGATGACCTCATAGACCATATTCAGATCGAGGCCCTGCTTGGCCGCAAGGCTGATCGCTTCGCAGGCAGCAGCGATGTGAACTCCTGCTAGAAGCTGGTTGATCATCTTGAATGCGGCCCCCGTGCCAGCTGTCGGCCCGAGTTCGTAGACTTTCGACGCCATGGCATCGAGAGCTGGCCGCGCCTTTTCGAAAGCTGTGCTCGAACCCGATGCCATGACGGTCAGTTCGCCGGTCCCTGCCCTTGCGGCCCCCCCCGATATAGGCGCATCGAGATAGTGCCGGGCGTCCTTTTCCAACCGTTCAGCCAGCTTCCTTGCGATGGCAGGATCCATTGTCGCCGAGGATATGAAGACGCCGGCGGGAGACATTGCCGCAGCGACACCGTCCTCACCGAAAAGCACCGCCTCGGTTTGCGCAGCATTGACGACCACGGAAACGACAATGTCTGCTCCTTCGGCAGCCTCGGCCGGGGTTTGGCCGCATCGACCGCCCTCCCTTAGAAATCGATCCATCGATGCCGGGGAGACATCGAAACCGATCACGTCCAGCCCGGCCCTTCGAAGCGACAGCGCCATGCCGATGCCCATGGAGCCGAGGCCTATCACGGCTATTTTGGGCTGGCGGTCAGTATTGTCTGTATGGGCTGCCATCGATCATTCTCCTCACTGGCGGTACTTCGGAACCTGCACTAAACGCGGCTCAGTCTCTCGACGTTACCGATCTGCCCGGAACGAGGCGAGGGTAATATTGTCGCGCGAGGGGCCTTGCTGCATCGACAACAGTCCACTTTTTGCGACAGTCGGATATACTCAACGCCGATTACCGCTGTAAACGCTTGGCTTACATGGCCGGTAGCATGTTCCGAGATGGTCAGGGCTTTTGAATGGCTCCCACACACTTGAAGTTGAAACGAGTATATGAGGAACCCGCAAACGAAGACGGGCGAAGAGTGCTCGTTGATCGGCTATGGCCACGCGGTCTATCCAAGAACGAAGCGAAGCTCGCTGACTGGATCAAGGATGTGGCCCCATCCCCGGAACTCAGGAAGTGGTTTGGTCATAGGCCGGAACGGTTCGCGGACTTTCGGGAAAGATACCGGCAAGAGCTGGCATCGAACCCGGCCGTTCAGACGCTGCTCCATTTAGATGGACCCGTGACGCTGGTGTACGGCGCAAAGGATCCGGTGCACAACCACGCAGTCGTGCTTTTGGAGTTTCTCAAGACCTTGGAAGCCCACGGCTCATAGCCCCCAGCGATTTCTTGGGCGCGACGCGGGATAGTCAAGAGATTGGCGTTATGCACCGCTGTCGTCACAAAAAAGCGAGTCGCGACTCATTATGTTATTGACGGCTCGAAGGACAATTCTGCCGCTTGAATGCAACCGCTTCTATCTACGCTGGAGCTCTAATGTAGGCATCCGTTTCAGGCAGCAATGTAGCTAAGTTGCGGAAAACATGAGGAAAATTGTTGTTCTTCTTTCTATCCAGGGATGGCGTTAAGACGGTGCAAACCTTATTTTGCTGGACGTAAACACAGAATCATGTCCTTTGTTAGCGGGCGGTGGTCGATAGAACGACTGTAGACCGCCAAGAGGGACAGATGGCGCTAACAAGACAAATCGAGCAGGAAGATACCTTTTCCGAGGATGCTGCGGCCAAAATCGTCCGGCACGCCGGTATGCTTTCGAACCAGCTCCAGGCGCTTCGGACGCGCATGTATCCGCCAAGGGCAAAAAAGAGTCTACGGCACTTCATGACGAATGAAGTCTCCAAATTGACCTCCATTCCCGATTCGACCCTAAAGCTGTTGTCCAATGAGGGCCGCGGACCAGTCCCCAGCCGGCTTGAAAACAATCATCGCGCCTATACGCTGCAGCAGATTAATGAACTGCGCCTCATGTTTGCCGAGCAGAAGCCTTCGGACGCGTTGCGGTTTCTTCCCTATCGGCAGGACAAAGAACATCTCCAGGTGCTCGCGGTTGCAAACTTCAAGGGCGGCAGCGCCAAGACGACGACCAGCGTCCATCTTGCACAATATCTCGCGCTCCACGGGTACCGTGTTCTCGCGATCGATCTCGATCCACAGGCCTCGCTTTCGGCGATGTTCGGTTTCCAACCTGAGCTCGATGTGCAAGCCAACGAGACTATCTACGCCGCCTTACGGTATGACGACGAACGTCGACCGATGCAAGAGATCATCCATCAAACCTATTTCGAT is part of the Rhizobium jaguaris genome and encodes:
- the ltnD gene encoding L-threonate dehydrogenase, with the protein product MAAHTDNTDRQPKIAVIGLGSMGIGMALSLRRAGLDVIGFDVSPASMDRFLREGGRCGQTPAEAAEGADIVVSVVVNAAQTEAVLFGEDGVAAAMSPAGVFISSATMDPAIARKLAERLEKDARHYLDAPISGGAARAGTGELTVMASGSSTAFEKARPALDAMASKVYELGPTAGTGAAFKMINQLLAGVHIAAACEAISLAAKQGLDLNMVYEVITASAGNSWMFENRIPHVLSGDYSPLSAIEIFVKDLGIVQDMARAERYPAPIAAAALQMYLAAAGAGMGRDDDASLARVYAQLSGATLPAKHDGKP
- a CDS encoding DUF488 domain-containing protein — encoded protein: MAPTHLKLKRVYEEPANEDGRRVLVDRLWPRGLSKNEAKLADWIKDVAPSPELRKWFGHRPERFADFRERYRQELASNPAVQTLLHLDGPVTLVYGAKDPVHNHAVVLLEFLKTLEAHGS
- the repA gene encoding plasmid partitioning protein RepA, with amino-acid sequence MALTRQIEQEDTFSEDAAAKIVRHAGMLSNQLQALRTRMYPPRAKKSLRHFMTNEVSKLTSIPDSTLKLLSNEGRGPVPSRLENNHRAYTLQQINELRLMFAEQKPSDALRFLPYRQDKEHLQVLAVANFKGGSAKTTTSVHLAQYLALHGYRVLAIDLDPQASLSAMFGFQPELDVQANETIYAALRYDDERRPMQEIIHQTYFDGIDLIPGNLEVMEYEHETPRILAQRLGSREGMFFERLKLALDEVKDRYDVVILDTPPSLGFLTLSAIHASTGMIVTVHPAMLDVSSMSQFLLMMGDLIQVLSESGAVLRQDFFRYLITRHDPNDQPQSQVVAMLRHLFGDDVILPTAVESTAIEAAGLAKRSLYELEMGQVGRDTHRRARDAMDAVNDAILDLIKSSWGRG
- a CDS encoding MarR family winged helix-turn-helix transcriptional regulator — protein: MPSGKRLKRPNKHDPSTDEVLDPGVYEGLAGMRLVMRRFLSFSEAAVSEAGVTSQQYQALLVIKVAPGSQIMLRDLADQMLIQHHGAVQLVDRLATAGLALRIPSSEDKRSVLVGLTPQGDALVERLARTHLRGMLANERLLIESLKRLRHLAKLG